A single window of Granulicella mallensis MP5ACTX8 DNA harbors:
- a CDS encoding glycerophosphodiester phosphodiesterase, which yields MRHSITKLLIGYTLAGGVACAQTAWTPKDDAKTIKVISHRGEHLHHPENTMPAFQAAIDAGADYFELDVRTTSDGKFVIMHDGTLDRTTNGTGEVHKHTFDEIRALDAGAKFGAAFAGTKVPTLDEAFDLAHGKINVYVDTKYADPQQLVDTIVRHDMQDHVVVYGNPFFLYEVHKIKPTLKVMPETISPDICKFLVRGMQPQVLAFDANDFKDPVIACAKDANAKIYVDRLGDADNPETWQKAIDLGANGIQTNLPAELATYLRAHNLATH from the coding sequence ATGCGTCATTCAATCACGAAGCTACTGATCGGCTACACCCTCGCAGGCGGCGTTGCCTGCGCCCAGACCGCGTGGACTCCAAAGGACGATGCGAAGACCATCAAGGTCATCTCCCATCGCGGCGAGCACCTCCACCATCCCGAGAACACGATGCCTGCTTTCCAGGCCGCCATCGATGCCGGTGCCGACTACTTCGAACTCGACGTCCGCACCACCTCGGACGGCAAGTTCGTCATCATGCACGACGGCACGCTGGACCGCACCACCAACGGCACCGGCGAAGTCCACAAGCATACCTTCGACGAGATCCGCGCCCTCGATGCCGGAGCCAAGTTCGGCGCTGCCTTCGCCGGAACCAAGGTCCCCACGCTCGACGAAGCCTTCGATCTCGCACACGGCAAGATCAACGTCTACGTCGACACCAAGTACGCTGACCCCCAGCAGTTGGTCGATACGATCGTGCGTCACGACATGCAGGATCACGTCGTGGTCTACGGCAATCCCTTCTTCCTCTACGAGGTGCATAAGATCAAGCCGACGCTGAAGGTGATGCCGGAGACGATCAGCCCCGACATCTGCAAGTTCCTGGTGCGCGGCATGCAACCTCAGGTTCTGGCCTTTGATGCGAACGACTTCAAAGATCCGGTCATCGCCTGCGCGAAAGACGCCAACGCGAAGATCTACGTCGACCGCCTCGGCGACGCCGACAACCCGGAGACCTGGCAGAAGGCCATCGACCTCGGAGCGAACGGCATCCAGACCAACCTGCCCGCAGAGCTGGCGACCTATCTGCGCGCCCACAACCTGGCGACCCACTAA